In a genomic window of bacterium:
- a CDS encoding DUF309 domain-containing protein, giving the protein MPPAFPLPLRNALAALAVEAATDDVACAALVWLTAPHATPPAEVAARLAAGHLVDPGSAALLDVHAPWADAVATHAHRAARAAAARRARPSSPGAGAVDRALDDAAALWAEGLFFEVHEVLEAAWQPLTGDARHGLQGVIQIAVAFHHLRHGNARGARNLLRDGSERLHGAADALPHLDAPALLAGLGPWQVALESGAEPPATPPPPLTLR; this is encoded by the coding sequence ATGCCCCCGGCCTTCCCCCTGCCCCTGCGCAACGCCCTCGCCGCCCTCGCGGTCGAGGCGGCGACCGACGACGTCGCGTGCGCCGCGCTCGTCTGGCTGACGGCGCCGCACGCGACGCCGCCAGCCGAGGTCGCGGCGCGGCTCGCCGCCGGCCACCTCGTCGATCCGGGCAGCGCCGCGCTGCTGGACGTCCATGCGCCGTGGGCGGATGCGGTCGCGACCCACGCGCACCGGGCGGCACGCGCCGCCGCCGCCCGCCGCGCGCGGCCCTCGTCGCCCGGCGCCGGTGCCGTCGACCGAGCCCTCGACGATGCCGCCGCGCTCTGGGCCGAGGGTCTGTTCTTCGAGGTCCACGAGGTGCTCGAGGCGGCGTGGCAGCCGCTCACGGGCGACGCGCGACACGGGCTCCAGGGCGTCATCCAGATCGCCGTCGCGTTCCACCACCTGCGCCACGGCAACGCCCGCGGGGCGCGCAATCTGCTGCGCGACGGCAGCGAGCGGCTGCACGGCGCCGCCGATGCCCTGCCCCATCTCGACGCCCCGGCGCTGCTCGCCGGCCTCGGGCCCTGGCAGGTCGCCCTCGAGAGCGGCGCCGAGCCGCCGGCGACGCCCCCCCCGCCCCTCACGCTGCGCTGA